One Chloroflexota bacterium genomic window carries:
- a CDS encoding transaldolase family protein, with translation MEIFLDTAKLDEIREAVKLGIISGVTTNPSLMMRAGRGDYREVTREICYLVQNPISAEVVSLDAEGMLAEAKEIATWSPHVVVKVPTIAEGLKAMKMISREEVDLDRLCQGCPWLGKCDTSIELARELASSWGIRINATLVFSPNQALFAANAGADFVSPFVGRLDDIGEDGMQVVADIVQIFETYGIDTQVIAASIRHPLHITQAALAGADIATVPYDVLMKALKHPLTDIGVERFLADWAKVKGSK, from the coding sequence ATGGAAATCTTTCTCGATACCGCGAAACTGGACGAAATTCGCGAAGCAGTGAAACTAGGAATTATTAGTGGGGTAACGACTAATCCCAGTCTGATGATGCGTGCGGGGCGCGGAGACTATAGAGAGGTTACACGCGAGATCTGCTACCTGGTGCAGAATCCCATCAGTGCCGAGGTGGTGAGCCTCGATGCAGAAGGGATGTTGGCTGAGGCTAAGGAAATCGCCACCTGGTCGCCACACGTCGTGGTCAAGGTTCCTACCATTGCCGAGGGTCTCAAGGCAATGAAAATGATCAGCCGCGAGGAAGTGGACCTGGATCGGCTGTGCCAAGGTTGCCCATGGCTGGGGAAGTGCGACACGAGCATTGAACTTGCCCGAGAATTAGCATCTTCGTGGGGCATCCGCATCAACGCCACTTTGGTCTTTTCACCGAACCAGGCATTGTTCGCCGCCAATGCTGGGGCCGATTTTGTCTCGCCCTTCGTGGGACGGCTCGATGACATCGGTGAGGATGGCATGCAGGTCGTTGCCGATATTGTCCAGATCTTCGAGACCTATGGTATAGATACCCAGGTCATCGCTGCCAGCATCCGCCACCCTCTGCATATCACGCAGGCAGCGCTGGCTGGCGCGGACATCGCCACCGTGCCCTATGATGTCCTGATGAAAGCGCTCAAACATCCCCTGACCGACATTGGGGTAGAGCGCTTCCTGGCAGATTGGGCAAAGGTGAAAGGGAGCAAATAG
- a CDS encoding indolepyruvate oxidoreductase subunit beta, producing MSERSTEQTPINFLLAGVGGQGTILASDILAAVGLSIGHDVKKSEVHGMAQRGGSVTSQVRWADKVYSPLIGLGEADFFLAFEKLEALRHIEMLRPGGTVLVNDYAIPPLSVSSGNDDYPDNARIERILSAVTTRYYWVPAIALAESLGNARVNNVVLLGALSHFLPHVPLAVWLESVRERVPQRFADLNERAFLAGREAMEKDR from the coding sequence ATGAGCGAGCGATCCACAGAGCAGACTCCGATCAATTTCCTCCTTGCTGGGGTAGGCGGCCAGGGCACTATCCTTGCCAGTGATATATTGGCTGCTGTCGGTTTGTCCATCGGTCATGACGTGAAGAAATCCGAAGTGCATGGCATGGCACAGCGCGGGGGCAGCGTGACCAGCCAGGTGCGCTGGGCGGATAAGGTCTATTCCCCCTTGATTGGGCTGGGCGAGGCGGACTTTTTCCTCGCTTTTGAGAAGCTGGAAGCCCTGCGGCACATCGAAATGCTGCGTCCGGGCGGCACGGTGCTGGTCAATGACTATGCGATCCCGCCCCTTTCGGTGAGCTCTGGCAACGACGACTACCCGGATAACGCACGCATCGAACGGATCTTGAGCGCCGTAACCACACGCTATTATTGGGTGCCGGCCATTGCGTTGGCTGAGAGCCTAGGCAATGCCAGAGTGAACAATGTCGTGCTTTTGGGTGCCTTATCCCACTTCCTTCCCCATGTTCCCCTCGCGGTATGGCTGGAATCTGTCCGTGAGCGTGTTCCGCAACGATTTGCCGATTTGAATGAGCGGGCCTTCCTGGCGGGACGAGAGGCGATGGAAAAAGATCGATGA
- the iorA gene encoding indolepyruvate ferredoxin oxidoreductase subunit alpha, which produces MKRFLSGNEAVAWGAWESGVHVAAAYPGTPSTEILETFAPMPDVYAEWSPNEKVALDVAVGAAYAGSRAMAVMKHVGLNVAADSFFYASMTGLEAGLVIVNADDPFMHSSQNEQDNRRYAKFARIPCLEPSDSQEAHDLVGVALDISEQFDTPVMLRLTTRISHSSSLVELQGVRPPARTEKPPYRIDTTKYVMVPGNARRRHPVIEERVTKLAQFAETFPYNRMELKDRALGIVSNGVAYQYAREVFPEASMLKLGMTYPVPAKMLREFASQVERLIVIEELDPFLEEEIRLLGIAVEGKSIFPICGELDQQVVRECAIKAGLLPPSARVPVVTPEKGPLPSRPPILCPGCPHRGTLYVAKKLGLVVNGDIGCYTLAFQPPLGALHTCGCMGASIGVAHGVAKAGIAQRNIAALGDSTFFHTGMPALLNVAYNRSNVTTIILDNRTTAMTGHQQHPGTGRTLQGRETVQVEFEALAHAMGIQRVHTVDAYDLKAVEAALKDCLEADEPALIVARRECALMPEARKQWMPLQVNAERCNGCGLCFRIGCPAVVKSGELDAKTGRPKARIDPLLCTGCEICAQVCTRRAILFRHQLIENKEQQQ; this is translated from the coding sequence TTGAAGAGGTTCTTGTCAGGCAATGAAGCTGTAGCCTGGGGGGCATGGGAAAGCGGGGTGCACGTGGCGGCTGCCTATCCTGGCACACCCAGTACTGAAATCCTGGAGACCTTTGCGCCGATGCCCGATGTATATGCAGAGTGGTCCCCCAATGAAAAGGTCGCACTCGACGTAGCAGTGGGGGCTGCTTATGCCGGCAGCCGTGCCATGGCGGTGATGAAGCATGTCGGACTGAACGTGGCAGCGGATAGCTTCTTCTATGCTTCTATGACTGGGCTGGAAGCTGGCTTGGTCATCGTCAACGCCGATGACCCTTTCATGCACAGCTCGCAGAACGAACAGGATAACCGCCGTTATGCCAAATTTGCCCGCATACCCTGCCTGGAACCAAGCGATAGCCAGGAAGCCCATGATTTGGTAGGCGTTGCCTTGGACATCAGCGAACAATTCGACACGCCGGTGATGTTGCGCCTGACCACCCGCATCTCCCATTCCAGCAGCTTGGTGGAATTGCAGGGCGTACGCCCTCCAGCACGTACGGAAAAGCCACCTTACCGTATTGACACGACCAAGTACGTCATGGTGCCTGGCAACGCACGACGTCGCCATCCGGTGATCGAAGAGCGGGTTACCAAGCTGGCCCAATTCGCTGAGACATTTCCCTACAACCGTATGGAACTCAAGGACCGTGCATTGGGCATTGTATCCAATGGCGTGGCCTACCAGTACGCGCGCGAGGTCTTCCCAGAAGCCTCGATGCTCAAGTTAGGCATGACCTACCCCGTGCCGGCCAAGATGCTGCGCGAGTTTGCTTCTCAGGTGGAACGCCTCATCGTGATCGAAGAGTTGGATCCATTCCTCGAGGAAGAGATTCGTTTGTTAGGCATAGCAGTGGAGGGGAAGAGCATTTTCCCCATTTGCGGTGAGTTGGATCAGCAGGTGGTGCGCGAGTGTGCCATCAAAGCAGGATTGTTGCCTCCTTCTGCGCGTGTCCCGGTTGTCACGCCAGAGAAAGGGCCGCTGCCATCTCGCCCTCCTATTTTATGTCCGGGATGCCCGCATCGTGGCACGCTCTATGTGGCGAAGAAGCTTGGATTAGTGGTGAACGGGGACATTGGCTGCTATACCTTGGCTTTTCAACCACCGCTGGGTGCGCTGCATACGTGCGGTTGCATGGGGGCAAGCATTGGCGTAGCGCATGGCGTGGCGAAAGCTGGCATTGCCCAGCGCAATATCGCTGCTCTAGGCGATTCCACCTTTTTCCACACGGGCATGCCTGCCTTGCTCAACGTGGCTTACAACCGCAGTAATGTCACCACCATTATTCTCGACAATCGCACCACAGCTATGACCGGCCATCAACAGCATCCAGGTACAGGACGCACACTGCAAGGAAGGGAGACGGTGCAGGTAGAATTTGAAGCGTTGGCCCACGCTATGGGCATTCAGCGCGTTCACACGGTGGATGCCTACGATCTAAAGGCAGTAGAGGCAGCGCTCAAGGACTGCTTAGAGGCTGATGAACCTGCCTTGATCGTTGCTCGACGCGAGTGCGCGCTGATGCCTGAAGCAAGAAAACAGTGGATGCCCTTGCAAGTGAACGCTGAGCGCTGTAATGGCTGTGGACTTTGTTTTCGCATAGGCTGCCCCGCGGTGGTCAAGAGCGGCGAGCTGGATGCCAAGACGGGCCGTCCAAAGGCGCGCATTGACCCACTGCTATGCACCGGTTGCGAAATTTGTGCTCAGGTATGTACACGTCGGGCAATCCTTTTCCGTCATCAACTGATTGAGAACAAGGAGCAGCAACAATGA
- a CDS encoding CTP synthase translates to MAKYIFVTGGVISSVGKGVTAASIGRLIKSRGVSVSIQKLDPYLNVDPGTLSPYQHGEVFVLQDGSETDLDLGHYERFIDENLLASSNVTTGQVYSEVIAKERRGDFLGGTIQVIPHITNEIKRRIGRVAAETGAEVVIVEVGGTVGDIEGQPFLEAIRQMRKDVGRENVLYVHVTYVPYISTTGELKSKPTQHSVMQLRSFGIQPDVIVCRSDYDIDEALKDKISLFCDVEKRAVIPLVTAKTVYKVPLILEEAGLGQFISERLGLPSEPDLTFWRHLVAEIERPKPELRIAIVGKYVALLDAYISVREALFHAALAHGYSTRIEWISSEDLERGRGLERLEQVAGIIVPGGFGYRGIEGKIIAARYAREHKKPYLGLCLGMQVMVIELARHVLGSDEPNSTEFDPSTKYPVIDLMPEQRAITDMGGTMRLGVYPCQMVPGTKVAAAYGEPLVYERHRHRFELNNQYRDLLASAGMVFSGLSPDGRLVEIVELRDHPWMVGCQFHPEFRSRPGKPHPLFSGFVEAAIQYTKSDE, encoded by the coding sequence ATGGCTAAGTATATTTTTGTTACCGGTGGCGTGATTAGTTCGGTGGGCAAAGGCGTCACAGCAGCCTCTATTGGACGGCTGATCAAGAGCCGCGGCGTGAGCGTCTCCATTCAGAAGCTGGACCCCTATCTCAACGTGGACCCAGGCACACTGAGTCCCTACCAACATGGCGAGGTGTTTGTGCTGCAGGATGGCAGCGAGACTGACCTCGATTTAGGCCACTATGAACGTTTCATTGATGAGAACCTGCTAGCGTCAAGCAACGTGACTACAGGGCAGGTCTACTCCGAGGTGATCGCCAAGGAGCGTCGGGGGGACTTTTTAGGAGGCACGATCCAGGTGATTCCCCATATTACCAATGAGATCAAGCGCCGCATTGGCCGCGTGGCAGCGGAGACAGGGGCAGAGGTGGTTATTGTCGAGGTAGGGGGTACGGTTGGCGATATTGAGGGCCAGCCCTTTCTGGAAGCGATCCGCCAGATGCGCAAAGATGTAGGGCGTGAAAATGTGCTCTATGTGCATGTCACTTACGTTCCCTACATCAGCACCACTGGCGAATTGAAGAGCAAGCCCACCCAGCATTCGGTAATGCAACTGCGCAGTTTTGGCATCCAGCCCGATGTGATTGTCTGCCGCTCTGATTATGACATAGACGAGGCCTTGAAGGATAAGATATCCCTCTTCTGCGATGTGGAAAAACGTGCCGTGATCCCTCTGGTTACGGCCAAGACCGTATACAAAGTGCCCCTTATCCTGGAGGAAGCAGGACTTGGACAATTCATCAGTGAGCGCCTGGGCTTGCCCTCAGAGCCTGATCTGACTTTCTGGCGTCATCTGGTAGCTGAGATCGAGCGCCCTAAGCCCGAGCTACGCATTGCGATCGTAGGCAAGTATGTAGCGCTCTTGGATGCCTATATCAGCGTGCGCGAAGCCTTATTCCATGCAGCGCTTGCTCATGGCTATAGCACACGCATCGAATGGATTAGTTCGGAGGACCTGGAGAGGGGGCGCGGCTTGGAGCGCCTGGAGCAGGTAGCAGGCATCATCGTGCCAGGCGGCTTTGGCTATCGGGGCATCGAAGGCAAGATCATCGCTGCCCGTTATGCCCGCGAGCATAAGAAGCCCTACTTAGGTTTGTGCTTGGGCATGCAAGTGATGGTCATCGAACTGGCGCGCCATGTGCTGGGCAGTGATGAGCCCAATAGCACGGAATTTGACCCATCTACCAAATATCCGGTGATCGATCTGATGCCAGAACAGCGGGCAATCACGGATATGGGCGGTACCATGCGCCTGGGGGTCTATCCGTGCCAGATGGTTCCAGGAACCAAGGTGGCTGCCGCATACGGAGAGCCACTGGTGTACGAACGGCATCGGCACCGCTTTGAGTTGAACAACCAATACCGTGACTTGTTGGCAAGTGCGGGTATGGTGTTCAGCGGGCTCTCGCCAGATGGACGGCTGGTGGAGATCGTGGAATTGCGTGATCATCCCTGGATGGTGGGATGCCAATTTCACCCTGAATTCCGATCGAGACCGGGCAAACCGCATCCCCTATTCAGTGGCTTTGTGGAAGCAGCGATACAATATACCAAGAGTGATGAGTGA